Below is a window of Micromonospora chersina DNA.
CGACAGGCGCTGGCGCACGCACACCCTCCGTTGTCGGGGATCCGATGCGACTCCGGACCGTTCGGTGAAGCTCGGTCGAACCTCCGGTGTCGCGTCGTCACCCGTCCGTGGACCTGATGACAACCGTGGACACGTTAGCCAACCGCCACTCCTGTCACAAGCCGAAGCGCCGAATTGGCGTTTCGTTCTGTCCGTTTCCATCCGCTCTTGTCATAGCTCGTGCCCCCGGTCGGGTGGCCCCGCAACTGCCCGTTCGTCGCGGACAGTGACCGATCGGCGGAGGTGTCCGGCTTCCCGCGAACAGGGTGGGGCGGTAAGGCGCAGCCCGGGTTTCCGGCCCCGGGCGGGGCGGGTTACCGTTCGTTCAGGTCAGGAGTGCCGGAGCCGGTGAAAGGTGTGCGCTGATGAGCTCTCGTATCCGGGTCGTCGTCGCGAAGCCCGGCCTGGACGGCCACGACCGAGGCGCGAAGGTCGTCGCCCGTGCCCTGCGTGACGCGGGCATGGAGGTCATCTACACCGGCCTGCACCAGACCCCGGAGCAGATCGTGGAGACCGCGATCCAGGAGGACGCCGACGCGGTCGGCCTCTCGGTGCTGTCCGGCGCGCACATGACCCTCTTCAAGCGGGTCCTCGAACTGCTCGCCGAGCGCGACGCTGCCGACATCGTGGTCTTCGGCGGCGGCATCATCCCGGACGCCGACATCCCGGAACTCCAGCGGCTCGGCGTCGCCAAGATCTTCACCCCCGGCGCCACCACGCAGTCGATCGTGGAGTGGGTCCGGGAGAACGTCGCCCAGCCGGTCGCCTGACCCGCGGGTCGCCACGTGCCGGCCCGAGGTGGGCGGATCGCCGGTGTGCGGACAGGGGGAGGGGCCGGACGCACCCCTCACACGCCCGGCCCCTCTATGCACGATGCCCCGCCGCCACCCCTCGACCGACAGGGCATCGGCCGCTCCCGTCGTCGCGCCTGACCAGCGCTCCGACATCAGACTCAACGA
It encodes the following:
- a CDS encoding cobalamin B12-binding domain-containing protein, producing MSSRIRVVVAKPGLDGHDRGAKVVARALRDAGMEVIYTGLHQTPEQIVETAIQEDADAVGLSVLSGAHMTLFKRVLELLAERDAADIVVFGGGIIPDADIPELQRLGVAKIFTPGATTQSIVEWVRENVAQPVA